Genomic segment of Mesotoga infera:
GAGCGGGAAATGAGGCTATACCTCCTGATATACTAAATGCAGAGATTATCTACTGACTGTAAGAGAAGGAGGAGTATTTTACCGTGTTCGAAAAACTAATGACTGAAAAAGTCTTGACGGTGATAAGGGGTCTTACGCTCAATCAATCGAGGAAGTTGTGTGAAATGCTTCTGGAAAACGGCTTGACGATTCTGGAAGTCAGTTTCTCCGACGAATCTTCTTCAGAGATACTGCACGAACTCAAGAAGGAATTCTACGGAAAGCTCGTGATCGGGGCCGGTACAGTATACGATGATACGGCTTATTCGAGAGCGCTTCGCTCAAATGCCGATTTCGTTCTCAGCCCTGGATTTAGCGAGGAAATCGCGAAGTTGTCGGCAAGGGACGGGATTAGTTATATACCCGGAGTCTACACTTCTACAGATATACAGAAGGCACTGAACACCGGATTCAGCTTCCTGAAACTCTTCCCCAGCGGTTCTGAAGGTCTGCAGCTGCTCAAAGCGTACAGGGGTCCGTTTCCCACTGTCAAGTTCATGCCTTTTGGCGGGGTAACGGCCGAAAACGCTAACGAATACATGAAAGCAGGAGCTGTTGCGCTCGGAATTGGTTCCTACATAGCAAACAGGAATCTCTTTGATGAAGGAAAAGAAGGGGAGATTCTTGAAAGGATCCTGAAAATTCGGAGAGCCGTAAATGCCCGCAGTTGATATAGCGATCGACATAGGGGGTACCAAAACTCTCGTATCGGCTTTCGGCGATAGCGAACAGGAAGCTTATGAATCGGAAGAGTTTTCCACCAAACCGGCCGAAGGAGTTGACGATTTCTTTGAGCGACTGAGTGGTGTCTGTTTTCGCATGAAAGGAAGAAGAGATGTCAACCGCTGGGGGCTTTGCACGGCAGGTGCCGTCAGTCCCGAAAAGGGCAATTTGATCTGGTCGCCGAACC
This window contains:
- a CDS encoding bifunctional 4-hydroxy-2-oxoglutarate aldolase/2-dehydro-3-deoxy-phosphogluconate aldolase: MFEKLMTEKVLTVIRGLTLNQSRKLCEMLLENGLTILEVSFSDESSSEILHELKKEFYGKLVIGAGTVYDDTAYSRALRSNADFVLSPGFSEEIAKLSARDGISYIPGVYTSTDIQKALNTGFSFLKLFPSGSEGLQLLKAYRGPFPTVKFMPFGGVTAENANEYMKAGAVALGIGSYIANRNLFDEGKEGEILERILKIRRAVNARS